Sequence from the Fusobacterium periodonticum ATCC 33693 genome:
CTTTAAAGAGTCTCTTATTTCAGTAAGTAATAGTTCTTCTTTTGTTGGCTCTGGTGCTGGAGCAGGTGCTTCATCTTTTTTCTTTTGTATTTTACTGATTAATTTTATAAACATGAAAATACAAAGTGCAATTATAAGGAAATTTACTATTTCTTGTATAAACATACCATATTTAATAGCTGCTTGTTCAGCTCCTTCAACTGGTTCTCCTATTTTAATTTCTAAAGTAGTAAAATCTATATTTCCTAGAATCATTCCTATAATTGGCATAAAGATGTCATTAACTAAGCTTGTTACAATTTTCCCAAAAGCCCCTCCAATAATAACTCCAACTGCCATATCAAGTACATTTCCACGCATTACAAATGCTTTAAATTCATCAACTAATTTCATTAATCCTCCTAAAATCAAAACTTTTTTAAAAACTTATATTGTAAATTTTATTACCAACTAACTTTCAATAAAACCACCTGCTATTACATTTCCATCGTTATTGTAAAAAACAATTCCTTGTCCTGGTGTAATAGCTCTAACTTTATTGTCTATAAATTTCACTTGGAAATTATCTCCATTTTTCTTTAAAACACATTTATGTAAAATATCTCTTGAACGTGTTTTTGCAAAACATTCTAAATTATCTAAACTCTCTAAGCTTGGAACTGAAAATAAATTTAATCTTGTAGCTGTAAGCTCATCTTTAAATAAATCTTCATTTTCTCCAACTATGATATTGTTATTATCTTTATCAAAGGCTAAAACATATAGTGGCTCTTCACTAGATATTCCTAAACCTTTTCTTTGACCTATAGTATAGAATGAAAATCCTTTATGTTTCCCTAAAATATTTCCATTTTTATCCACAATATTTCCAGGCTTTTGAGCCTTTCCTTTAGTATTTTCAATCAAGAATTCTTTTAATTTTCCATCATCTACGAAGCAAATTTCTTGAGAGTCTTTTTTAGAATATACTCTTACTCCAATTTGTTTAGCAAGTTCTCTTAATTTAGGTTTTTCTAAATCTCCAACTGGAAAAATAATCTTACTTAATCTATCTTTTTGAATTTGAGATAGAAAATAAACTTGATCCTTATTAGAGTCATCTCCAACACTCAATAGTCCATTTTTTAATTTAGTATAATGCCCAGTTGCCATAAAACTAGCTCCCTTAGATAAGATAAAATCTAACATTTTTCCAAACTTTATATGTCTATTGCAGACCATACAAGGGTTAGGAGTTCTTCCATTCATATATTCATTTACAAAATAATCCATAACCTTTTCTTTAAATTCATCTCTAACATCTAAAACATAGTGTTCTATCCCTAAGTCATCACATACTTTTTTAGCATCTGAATCCTCATCTTTAAATGTTTTCATAGTTACTCCAAAAATATCGTAACCTTGTTGTTTTAATAAGTAAGCAACTGTAGAGCTATCCACACCTCCACTCATAGCTACACCAACTTTAATACCTTTTTTATTACTATCAAATTCAATATATTTACTGAACTCACTAGCAACATTTTTTACATCTATCATTTTGTTCCTTCCTAATTTATTATCTTCTTAATTGCATAAAATATTATAGCTAATGCTAAAATAAATATAGTTGCATTTGCTATCTTGATTATTTTAATTAGTTTTTCTTTACCAAAAAGTTTTCTAAAATGTGAAATTACATATGTTGTAAGAAACCATAATCCTGTTCCACCAAGTCCTACCCCCAATATAGCCTCCATATAGGTTATTGTAGGGAAAGTATTCCCATCATCTAGAACTTTTAAAACAGTAAATACAGTTGCTGTCAATAAAATACTTGAAATATTTACTATAGCAAAACCTGCTCCTGTTAAATAATTTTGTAACATACTTTTAAAATCAACATTTATATCTTTTAACTCTATCTTAGTAAGAAGTTTTCTTAATGAAACAACTAACAAAAATAATCCTATAGTTAAAGATAGATAGTTTTCATACCTTTCTATATATTCTTTAACCCCTGAGAGAAATAACAAGGCAACTGTTGAATAAACCATATCAATAGTTACCATACCCAATGCTGTAATATACCCCTTCCATCTTCCCTCAACAATGGTGAGTTCCATACAGTAAATCCCAACAGGACCAAAGGGTAAAGATAAAATAAATCCCATTATCATCCCTTTAAAAATTGTAGTATCCAAAATAAGCTCCTTAATTTTTATTTTTTAGAAGTCCTTTACAATTTTAACATATTTTTCTTTTTTTTTCTATCATTTAATGTTATAATTTTTTAGTAGGATAATAAGGAGGTAATATTTTGACAGAATTAGAAGTAAAAATTATAAAATTTTTATTGTCCTCTGCTGTATATAGTGAAAATGCCATTATGAAAAATCTTGGCATAGACAAAGAAACTTTAGATAAAAGTTTTAAAATTTTAGAAGATAATGGCTATCTTGAAAGTTATGAAGAATTTATGAAAAGAGAAAGCTTAAATGAGGAAGGGGATTGTTGTAAAACAAAAAAAGATAATTCTTGTTCTAGTTGTTCTTCTTGTTCTAGTCATTCTTGTTCTTCAGGTTCAAGTTGCTGTGATAATAATATTTTTAGTGATTTAGAAGATTTTTCTAAAATAAAAGTTATAACAATGAAAGCAGTGGATAATTTTTCTTAACAATAAAAAGGGGTGCTATGAGCACCCCATTATTTATTATTTAGACATTGCTTGAATAAACCATAATTGTTTTACGAAGTATGCAATATGATCTTCCATCATATTAGCTACTGAAAAATCATCTTCTTCATTAGCAACTTCTCTTATTTTTTTAGCATCTGCTAACATTAATTCCATATCTTCTTTTATGCTAGCAACTACTTCTGGGATAGTGAAATCTTTAGCATCTAATTCTTTAACAGTTGCATGTTTTAAATAGTCAGCAACTTTTACTAAAGGGTATTCACCTTTCATTTTAAATGTTTCTGCAACATCATCATATTTTTCAAAGTAATAATCATATAATGATTCTGTATATTCATGTATAGCTTTAAATCTTGCACCAACTACATTCCAGTGCAAATTATGAGTTTTTGTTACAAGTACCGCTAAATTTGATAAATATCTGTTTAAATTTTCTTTGTTTTTCATTTTTCTACCTCCGTAATATGATTTAAAATTTATTTCCTTTTCTTTATGTATTAATAATATCATAGTATACAATTGTTGTCAAGTTATTTTTGTAATAATTTTAAAAAATATTAACTTTATATTGAAAGTAAAAGAAAATATTTTTTATAATGGTTTCTTCAAAGGTATTCCTATTTTTCTTGGATACTTTTTATCAGTAGCTTTTGTTTTTAAAATTTCTATTACAAGTCTATCTTCATTTGAAAATGGTAACTTAAAATTATATTCTTGAAGTATTTTAGAATTTAAAATCTTTAAAGCATTAGATGAATTTTCAATCTCATCTGTTCCTGTCATTTTTTGTGGTAGGAATCTTCCATTAACTTTTAAAAAAGGTATTTCATATTCTAAAATAACAGATAAATTAGAAACTCCTCTACAAAGTCCCACATCATATTTTTCTCTTCTATCTTTTATGATTTCTTCAGCTCTTCCATTTATAATTTCAACATTATTTAAAGATAATTCATTTTTTACAAGTTCTAAAAAATCTGTTTTTTTTCTGACAGAGTCAAGCAAAGTAAAGTTTTTATCTTCATTGAATATAGTTAACATCATTCCAGGAAAACCTGCACCTGTTCCTATATCTATTAGAGCCTTATCTTCTTCTTTTAACAAGTTTTGAAGCAATAAAGAATCTAAAAAATGCTTTTCTATTATAGCTTTTTCTTCCCTTATCGCTGTCAGATTTGTATGGCTATTATAATCTAATAAAATTTCTAAATATTTTAATGCTTTTTCTATTTTATTTTCATCATATGAAACTTTTATTTTTTCTAAACCTTCTTTAAAATATTCTTTCAATTTAATTTCCTCTCATTTTTAAATAAATTAATATAGCTTGAATATCAGCTGGAGATACTCCTGATATTCTGCTTGCCTGTCCAATATTTATTGGTTTTATTCTCTTTAACTTATCTTTAGCTTCCTTAGGTATAGTCTTTAAATCATCATAATCTATATCAGCTGGAATCTTTTTATTTTCCATAGACTTATGTTTTTCTATCATTTTTAAAGCTCTATTTATATAACCTTGATATTTAACAGTGATCTCAACTTGATAAGTTGTATCATGGTCATAACCTTGTAAATCCACACCTTTTATTTCTTCTGAAATATATTCTATATCTTTAAAAGTAACTTCTGGTCTTCTCAATAATTCCAATAAAGTACTTCCATCTTTTATAGGGTT
This genomic interval carries:
- the mscL gene encoding large-conductance mechanosensitive channel protein MscL codes for the protein MKLVDEFKAFVMRGNVLDMAVGVIIGGAFGKIVTSLVNDIFMPIIGMILGNIDFTTLEIKIGEPVEGAEQAAIKYGMFIQEIVNFLIIALCIFMFIKLISKIQKKKDEAPAPAPEPTKEELLLTEIRDSLKKMADK
- the mnmA gene encoding tRNA 2-thiouridine(34) synthase MnmA, whose amino-acid sequence is MIDVKNVASEFSKYIEFDSNKKGIKVGVAMSGGVDSSTVAYLLKQQGYDIFGVTMKTFKDEDSDAKKVCDDLGIEHYVLDVRDEFKEKVMDYFVNEYMNGRTPNPCMVCNRHIKFGKMLDFILSKGASFMATGHYTKLKNGLLSVGDDSNKDQVYFLSQIQKDRLSKIIFPVGDLEKPKLRELAKQIGVRVYSKKDSQEICFVDDGKLKEFLIENTKGKAQKPGNIVDKNGNILGKHKGFSFYTIGQRKGLGISSEEPLYVLAFDKDNNNIIVGENEDLFKDELTATRLNLFSVPSLESLDNLECFAKTRSRDILHKCVLKKNGDNFQVKFIDNKVRAITPGQGIVFYNNDGNVIAGGFIES
- a CDS encoding amino acid transporter LysE; the protein is MDTTIFKGMIMGFILSLPFGPVGIYCMELTIVEGRWKGYITALGMVTIDMVYSTVALLFLSGVKEYIERYENYLSLTIGLFLLVVSLRKLLTKIELKDINVDFKSMLQNYLTGAGFAIVNISSILLTATVFTVLKVLDDGNTFPTITYMEAILGVGLGGTGLWFLTTYVISHFRKLFGKEKLIKIIKIANATIFILALAIIFYAIKKIIN
- a CDS encoding Dps family protein, with product MKNKENLNRYLSNLAVLVTKTHNLHWNVVGARFKAIHEYTESLYDYYFEKYDDVAETFKMKGEYPLVKVADYLKHATVKELDAKDFTIPEVVASIKEDMELMLADAKKIREVANEEDDFSVANMMEDHIAYFVKQLWFIQAMSK
- the rsmG gene encoding 16S rRNA (guanine(527)-N(7))-methyltransferase RsmG is translated as MKEYFKEGLEKIKVSYDENKIEKALKYLEILLDYNSHTNLTAIREEKAIIEKHFLDSLLLQNLLKEEDKALIDIGTGAGFPGMMLTIFNEDKNFTLLDSVRKKTDFLELVKNELSLNNVEIINGRAEEIIKDRREKYDVGLCRGVSNLSVILEYEIPFLKVNGRFLPQKMTGTDEIENSSNALKILNSKILQEYNFKLPFSNEDRLVIEILKTKATDKKYPRKIGIPLKKPL